The genomic stretch TCAAACCGGGGGATCGATTCAGAGTGTACACCTCCGATTCCGGCACCCCGGTGGGGAAGATCAATGTTACCACAGTCTGGTCGGAACGGACTTCCAAAGCAGAAATTCTGGATGGCAAGGATGAAATCCGTGTGAATGATGTCATCATGCCGGATTTAGGGCAATAGAGGCCCAAAATCATCCTCACCCCCTATTCCCCCTCTCCAGCATTCAAAAGAGGGGGAATTTTTCTCTCACAACCGCGATTTATTGTTTCACTGTTCGTTTATGAAAGAACCTGGGGAGTAAACCGGTGTTTGCTTAATCTTTCCGATAAAGTTTTGATCAATAATATATCGTTCATCACAGACATCGTGGAGCTCCCGGGCGATTGAATTCCTCGAGTAGTACAAACTTACCATTACTCCGGCGTCTTTGGCATCTTTAACAACGGGTGCAAAATCTCCGTCTCCAGCAATGATCGCTGCACGTTGAATCGATCTGTTCCATGCAGAACGGACAAAATCGACCGCAAAAAGAACATCGATTCTTTTCTGCTCGAATTTCATCGTAGAGTAGCTGCATTGATCGCAAGAAAAATCCCTTTTGACCAAAATTCCGAATTTTATCTCAAAATGCGGAATGAGTTTGAGCCTGTTAAAAAAACGGGTCTGGTTGGCATGTACCAGTTTTTCCTGATCGGTAGGGGGGTCGCTTCTATAAGTGGGGCATATATAGTAGTATGTTCTAAACAATGTGCTTCCGGCAGAGATGAATTCCTGGAGCTTTTGAAAATCTATTTTAGCTGAATCGAATTCATTTCGAAGAATTTTTGCCAGATAACCGCCATCGATAAAAAGAGCCATTTTATCCATTGTTTACTCCAAAAAAAAGAGTGAGAAAATAGAGTTACCTACTTCCCCACTCTGAAATATTTACCTGCTGTTCCGTGGAAGGGCAGGGGCGCGATATAAACAGTATACCAAAATTTAATAAAAATTCATGAATTGTCAAGAAGAAAAACATTTTTATTTAACTTCTCCGATTATACAACTGTTCCAATTTTATATTTGGAATTGCAATAGTAGGGCAAAGGAATCTATTCCTAAAATGGGCAATATAATCTGTGTGGAATAGAGGACTATTCATCACGGATCCCGGAAATAAATTCCTCGGTCATGCTGAAAGCCTGCTCATCGGTGAATTGACGGGGCGGATGTTTCATGAAGAAGGAAGAAGGTGAATAGAGAGGTCCTCCCTTCCCTCGCTCCAGGGCAAGCTTGCAGCACCGTATGGCGTCTATGGCGACCCCCGCGGAATTGGGTGAATCCTCTACCGAGAGACGAAGTTCAATGTTCATGGGAACATCGCCGAACAGTTTCCCTTCCATACGGAGGAAGCAGACTTTGTTGTCTTTCTGCCAGGCCACCCAATCGCTCGGCCCGATGTGGATATTTTCGGGGTCCAGCCTCTCCCCTACCACCGACTGAACCGCTTCGGTTTTAGAGATGCGTTTCGATATAAGCCTGTTTTTGTTGAGCATATTGAGAAAGTCGGTGTTCCCCCCGGTGTTAAGCTGGTAGGTTCTTTCCAGTTTGACTCCGCGTTTTCTGAAAAGATCGGTCAACACACGGTGAGTGATGGTGGCGCCCAGTTGAGCTTTTATGTCATCTCCTATAACCGGGAGGTTCTTTGCCCGGAATTTCTCCGCCCAATCCGGATTACTGGCGATAAAAACCGGCATATTGTTAATAAACCCGATTCCGGCGTCCAGCGCGCATTGGGCATAAAACTTTACCGCTTCCTCAGAACCGACCGGAAGATAATTCACCAGCATTTCCGCCCCTGATTCCTTTAAAGTGCGCACCACATCTTCGCTCGTGGCTTCCTTCTCATCGCTTAAAAGGAAAGTATACTTTTCGTCATATTCTTTCATGTGCTCTGAAAAACCATCGAGAATCCGACCCATTTTTACCTTGATACCGGTTTTCGGGAGATATTGACAGAAGACGCAGGTGCAGTTGGGCAAAGCAAATATGGCATCGGAAACATCCTGCCCAACCTTGCGTTTATCAATGTCAAAAGCGGCAACAACCTCGATATCGCAGGGTTTGTAACCGCCAAGCTCCCAGTGCATCAGCCCAATCGCATTCTTGCTGGATTTATCTTTATAGTAGGTAATACCCTGAATAAGGGAACTCGCACAGTTACCGATTCCTGAAATAGCGATCTTGATTTTATTCATGATCACCTCCCAAAAAAATACCCATATATTAATAAAACCAATTATTCATAGCCACAGTATAAAAAATCTATCTAAGATACCGTATTCCTATAAAGGAACCAGCCGGTAAAAAAGAGATTGACCTTATATAGACCGCGCCTCATCCTGACAATTATATATCACAATGAGTGGAAAAGCAAGAGAAAGAATACATTAAACAAACGGTCTTTATGGATTCTCGTCCTAGTGTAACAATCGGAGGGAGATTTCTGTTCACAAACCGAGTATATTCGCCGCAAAGAGAATATTTTATGTTACGTATGAACCACTCAGTTCAAATTTATCTCATTCCTTTCATTATCCATTATCCTTTTGTTTCTATTAATTCAGCCGGTTTTTCTGACTCAAGATATGGAATGCAAATCTTCACAATGACTCCGAACAGTACAAACATGCATAGAAGCATGGCCAGTATGTGAAGAGACCAGAATACCCAGTATGTCAGAGGAAAAGACCGTCGCACGAGATCAAGTACGAGGAGAGCAGACCATATAACTCCCGGTATGAAGAGGAGCACTTTGAACTTATACCACCGGGCCGGCCTGGTGGCCATGACCGACAAACCGCCTAATAATCCGAGAAGGCTCGGAAATCCGTATAGATATCCCAACCAAAACGAATTACGTTCAAAATCGCCTGCATCGACGCTGTACCACCTTCTCATAATCGCTTCTATAAAAAGAGAGCCGGCATACAGAAGTATATATCCGCAAAGCAAAATAAACATGAGCATGGCTGTCATGAAGGTATACCGTACGGTCTTGCTCGACGATACTGCATCAAAAAACTTTTTTTTTGGTATGAAATCGGTTTTTTTTTCCGATTGCGGCAGTGATGTTTCATTTTCCATATTTTTCCCTTCCAGTGCTGCCAATTCTTATTTTTTGCCTCAATTGGTGAAGGCGTAAACGGGTCCGTCTCTCCCTTGTCAAGATAAGCTCCAACCATCGCACTCTTTTAGTGAGATCCCATGAATTAAAAAGAAGATACAAAATGAGGTAAAATTGACCCTGAAACAGTATCCTGGCAATCAGCCGCTGAAAAGGACCCGGAAAGATGTGCTCAATCAAAAATTCCAATAGCACAAAACCGGCAAAAAATAAAATACCTATCAGCAGAATTTCTTTTGTTTTCACCCGATCTCCGTTTTCTGAATGTCATACGCCGCCATATATTCCCCCGACTACCCGGCAAGTCTCAAACCTTCATCCCATGAGAATCAACTTGCTGTCTATAATTTACAATGACGTATCTTTAAACGCAAGAAACGTTATTGAAAAAAGATAAGGAAGAAAGAAGAAGGATGAAAGAAGAAGAAAGCTCCTTTTGTCTCAGCATGGTATCATTGCTGAGATTAGTATAACATACAGTATAATATGGCAGTTATAAACATGGTAATAAATTATTTCGCAAAACCGTATCACTGTCTCATTTTTTGTGAAGATTTCCAAACACCAGGTATGGTGTAAAAAATGACCTGACAATGCATATCTTATTGTTATTGCAATAGTTATATCCGTATGGCGGTTTGTGGGTTTAGCAATACTATGATTTGGCACAGATATTGCGATAATATGCTCGCATTATAAAGCAGTAACAGAAAATGACAAGTAAAAATGCTGCATGAGGTAACTACAATGAACAAAGAACTTATTTATCACACGACCTTGATTATTATCAGAATTGGCTTTTGCATTCTCACAAGCGGTCTCATCGCAAGTCAATTCTCACATACACTTTCAATTCTATAAGGAGGATTTTTCCATGAAAACCAATTTCGCTAATACCTGTGATTACCTCTTGATCGGGGGGCTGATTTCCTTCATCGTTTTCAGCGGATACATTTTCAGCCAGTTCTCAACCTTGATCTCCATTTTGTAATCGTTCTCTTCTCTCCACACTTAGAGCGCCGTCATCGAATATGATAACGGCGCTTTTTTTTCTCTTTTCACTGCTGCTTTCTTTGTTCGAGGTATTATCAGCCTGATCATCTTAAAATTATCTTTCTTTTTTCTTGCAAAATTTGTCAGTATAACATCATATTATTACAGGATTGGACTAAATCCTGCAATAAGAACAAGAAAACATTCTTCTTTCCCTATTCATCTTCGCCATGTATGAGGTACTCATTTGCTGAAATTAATCGCCGGACTCATTCCCTGGGTGGATATCATTAAAGCCGCGCCCCAGATTCTTTCAGCCGCCAAGGACTTGCTGGACGGCGCTCCAAAACCCAGGCCCGAAGCGCCCGAACCCTCTCATTACGCAGAAAAACATTCCACTGAGGAATCTATCCGCATTCTCCAGGAAGAAGTGACACAACTCCGGCAATATGCCACGGAACTCCAGGCGGATTCGCGCCGTCAGGCCTCCCTCATCCAGCGCATCGCGGAACATGACCAGCAGGTTTCCGTACTCCTGGAAGTGGTTCGTGTACGGTTGATCCTCGCCATGGGTCTGGCGGCCGGCTCACTGGTGGGATTGATAATCTGCGTGATTATCATGTTAAAATAGCAGCAAGGTGACAAAGCAAAAGACAAGGTGCAATCATGACTTTTGATTCCACCATGTAGATTTTCTTAATAAATTTTTTCTGCCCTATCCTCTTCATCTTTTTCTTGTCTGAACCTTGATTCGCATGATTAAAGGATTTGCACGATTTAAATATGACGACATAAGAAATTGCGCATTTTTTTAAGTGTTTAGATCCTGAAACGAGTTCAGGATGACACGTGTCATGCCGAACTTGTTTCGGCATCTATTGAAAAGAAACGTTATCATCCCATCTTTTCATCATCTTTTATCACATACATCACACGCATCAGCGGTTCAGACAGTCTTCTATCTTCTGTATTTCATCCTTCAGTCTTATCTTTTCATCTTGCGCGCCCCACTATTGAATCATATCATACTACAAAAAATCCCCTACCTTTTTTCAGCGACTGGAGAGACCATGTATACCACATCTCACTTTCCTCTGCGCCATTTGTGTTCAGTTTTTGTTCTTGCATTCTGGTTTTCTGCGCCAGCCTTCCCGGCGGAGACGATAAAACCGCCCGAGGATTTCATCGGCCACCCGGTGGGCGCAGATTACAAGCTGGCGCGCTGGCAGAAAATCGTCGATTATTTCCGGTATGTGGGAAACAATTCCGACCGGGTGAATATCCGTGATATGGGAACCACCACGGAAGGCCGTCCGTTCATTTTCGCAGAGATTTCCTCTTCGGATGCCCCCGGAGAGCTTGCCCGGCAGCGTGAAAACCAGCACAAGCTTGCCGACCCCCGGCTTATCAGGAATGCAGAGGAAGAACGCCGGCTGGTCGCGGAGAGCAAGGTGGTGGTGTTTATCAACTGCAACCTGCATTCCACTGAGATTGCCTCCAGCCAGATGGCCCTGGAGCTGCTCTATGACCTGGCAGCCGGGAATTCGCCTCAGATCAGGGAAATCCTGGAACGGACTGTTATCCTTCTGGTTCCATCGGCCAACCCGGATGGCCTCGAAATGGTTATTGACTGGTACGAAAAGTCTCTGGGAAAACCGTGGGAAGGCTCCGGTATGCCCTGGATTTATCATAAGTATGCCGGACATGACAATAACCGTGACTGGTTCATGCTGAACCTCAAGGAAACGCAGCTCGAAACCAGGGTGATGTTTCAGGAGTGGTATCCCAACATCGTATATGATATCCACCAGATGGGCAATTTGGGGCCGCGCCTCTTTGTGCCGCCTTTTTTCGATCCCAAAAATCCGAACATCGACCCACTGAACGACCACATGATGCTCATCCTTGGCGGCCACATCGCCGCTGAACTTACCCGGGCGGGGAAAAAAGGAGTTCTCCACAATGCCATGTATGACAACTGGTGGAACGGCGGCTTCCGTACTGTGGTGTACCGCCACAACATGGTTGGCATTCTCACCGAAGCAGCGAGCGTTAATATCGCTTCTCCGGTCTTTCAGCAGAAGAGCGAGCTCCGGGGAAACCTGCGGGGCATGACCGATTACTCCATGACCGTCAACTTCCCCGATCCATGGCCCGGCGGCTGGTGGCGGCTGCGGGATATTGTGGACTATGAAAAAATCTCCTGCATGAGCGTTTTCACCCTTGCTGCCCGTTACCACGATCTCTTCCTGTCAAATGGAGTCAAGCTGGCCCGTGACGCACTGGAGCGAGGCAAAACCGAGCCCCCGTTCGCCTGGCTGGTCCCTCCCGACCAGCACGATCCCGGAACCGCGGTCGAAATGCTGCGGATACTTCATGATACAGGGCTGGAAGTACACCAGGCGGAAGAGAAATTCACCGCCGACGATGTACCCTATCCCGCCGGAACTTATATTCTCTACTGCGCGCAGCCCTACCGCGCTCATCTGAACGACATGATGGAGCCTCAGGTGTATCCAAACCGAGTGCAGTATCCCGGCGGGCCTCCGGAGCCTCCCTACGATATAGCCGGATGGACCCTGCCCTTGCAGATGGGAGTGCGTCGGGTGTCGGTAAACCAGCCGTTTACCTGCCGTGCAAAAAAAGTGGACACGATTCCCAGACCCAAAGGAAAAATAAAGGAAGAAAAAAACGCCGCCGGGTATGTGGTCAGAGCCGGTGCAAATGATGATTTCCGTTTGATCAACCGTATGAATCGGGCCGGAATTCAGTACAAAATCATCTCTTCCGGAAACGGCTGGATGAAACCGGGGGGCCAAGAACTGCCGCCTGGTTCACTGTATATCCCCGAAGCAGATAAGGTGAGGCGGGCTGAAGCGAAACTCCTGAAAGGAATCTCTTCCGAGCTCATCGGAATCCCCCGCCCTGACGAGAAGATGCGAGCTTCCCTCCGTACAGTTTCCACTCCCCGTGTGGGAGTGTATCAATCGTGGGCCGCAGTTATAGATGAAGGATGGACCCGGTTTGTCCTCGATTCGTTCGAATTCTCGTATGCCACAGTTCACAATCCGGAAATCCGGGCCGGGAACCTGCAGAAACGCTATGATTGCCTGATCCTCCCTTCCCAGGGGGAGAGAGCGATCATGGAAGGTCTCGCCCCTGATTCCACAGAGCCTCAGTATACCGGAGGCATCGGCCCCGAAGGCATCACCTGCCTGCAAAATTTTGTGGATGCGGGAGGAACACTGGTCTGCATCGATGAGTCATGCGGTCTTCCAATACGCTATTTCAACATTCCGGTACGCAATGTGCTCAGCGGGAGAAAAACCGAAGAATTCTACTGTCCCGGTTCGATTCTACGGGTGCGGATGGACAACAACCATCCACTGGGATACGGCATGCCAGAGTGGGTATCAGGCTATTTTGCTCGCTCCCAGGCATTCGAGGTGACCAAACCTTCCGAGAAGGATGGCAAAGAAAAACCATTTCAAACTGCAGTAGTCGCCCGGTATGCCGACACAGTGCTCCTGGAGAGCGGATGGATAATAGGAGAAGGGCTGATTATGGATAAACCGTCGGTTGTCGAGGTTTCTTATGGCAAAGGGAAGATTGTACTACTCGGATTCCGGGTGCAGCACCGGGGCCAGCCACACGGCACCTTCCGGCTTTTGTTCAATGCGCTTGTGGAAAGCGGGATGAAAAAATAAAACACGGGTTCAGGAAAAAGGCACAAAGGGAAAGAATGTCAGAATTACCGATAACCGGAATGAAATTTGAACAGGATGAAAAACGGCGATGATACTTTCATTCCACTTGACATCTTTCCCCGCTTTTGAGTATATACGCAAACACAACAGCGAGAAAAACCTTTTTATTAAAATCAGAGAGGTATATATGACGCTCAAGAAGGTTCTCGGTGCAGGCCTTTTATGTTTTTTTGTCGTGCAGGGATTTGCCCAGGCGCAGAAATTCGGCTGGTATACCGAGGGAGAGTTCAAACCGGCGAAAAGAATCATGTTTACCATCACTAACACTCTCGCCAGCGACTGGAAGGAATGTCCGGTTGTTATCAAGCGCAGCCAGCTTCCCACGCCAAACATTGCCGAGCGCTATATTACCGTGGTCGATCCTTCCCTTCCCTCCCTGCCTGAGCCGACCAGAGAGCAGCTCAGGGAGAAGAGTGGATACCTGTTCCGCGCCGAAACCTACGGGCACACAATAGAATACCAGCAGGACGATCTGGACAAGGACGGTATCTGGGATGAGCTGTTCTTCCTCACCGACATCAAAGCGCATGAAACAAAAACCATGTTCCTCTATATCGGCTACAGCGAGCGGGGGTTGTTCGAACACAAAACCCATGCCGGGATGGGCTACTACGGCCGTCACACGGTCCCCTTCTGGGAAAGCGAATACATAGCCTGGAAACTCTGGTATCCCACTAGTGTGGACATGCACGGCAAACGGGAACCGATGCTTACCGGATATTTTGAATACACCAAGAATCTTTCGGGATACTATATGCCGCACGAGTATGGCTCGGACATCATGACAGTATCGAATACTTTCGGAGACGGAGGCATCGGCCTTTACGAGAATTTGTCCGCGCCTGATTCCGTCTCGGTTCCCCGCTACAGCCCCTTTTTGAATAAAGGGCCCTATGTCGATACCCGTTACTCGTTCGATATAGTGGCCAACGGCCCCCTCCGGAGCATGATTCGGGTAAAAACCATGAACTGGAGAACCGGAAAGGGCATGTATGAAGCCGACCAGCTTTACACCGCTGTTGCACGCAAAAGCTGGTCCACCTGCCAGGTGAAATTTCCCCAGTTCTGGCCGGAAGAGCCTTCCACTGCCTTTGCCTGCGGCATCCGTCATATAATGAGCGAGTACGATACCTATCAGTCCGGCGGAACGGTCATATCATTCGGAAAGAATGTGGTGATTCAGGCGGCGATCGACAGTGTGAATGTGAAGGGACTGGTTCTGGATTTTGAGGGAATCGCCTTGACTGTCAAAGATATGTACAGGCCTCAGTACAAAAATATTAAAGTTTACGGCGGCAATCATACTTTCCGCATACCGGCGACTGAAGACCGGTCTTTCGACTATATGATCTTTGGGGCCTGGAACCAGGGGTCTGTCAACAAAACGGCTGATGAGTTTAAAAAATATGTTTTGACAGAGGCGGAACGGTATAATAATCCGGTCAAATTTGGGGAGTTCAGGTACGAGGAGAAACCATTAAAGTAGCGGAAAAGGATACGGTCAAATTGGCCAAACCGGATAAAGCTATCTTGTTATTTTTCTTATCTATTCATGGAGATCAAGATGAATATTCTCTTTGTCGGAGCGCACCCTGACGATATCGAAACCTTTGCCGGAGGAACAGCTGCCCGTTACCGTGACCGTGGGGATAACCTGTTTTTCTGTGCGGCGACAAACGGGAATGTGGGTTCCTCCACTATTTCACCCGGAGAGATAGCCTCCATTCGGCATGATGAGGCTAAAGCGGGCGCAGCGGTAGTTGGCGCGAAGCTGATCTGGCTGGATTTCGATGACGAATTCCTCATGGATTCACGCGAGACCAGGATGAAATTTATCAATGCATTCCGTATCGCCCGGCCAGATGTGGTTTTCTGTCACTCGAGAAACGATTACAATCCGGATCATTCCATCTCCGGCTATATTGTAGACGAATGCATTCACATGGCCGAAGTTGTATATAGACATCACCG from Candidatus Latescibacter sp. encodes the following:
- a CDS encoding NYN domain-containing protein; translation: MDKMALFIDGGYLAKILRNEFDSAKIDFQKLQEFISAGSTLFRTYYYICPTYRSDPPTDQEKLVHANQTRFFNRLKLIPHFEIKFGILVKRDFSCDQCSYSTMKFEQKRIDVLFAVDFVRSAWNRSIQRAAIIAGDGDFAPVVKDAKDAGVMVSLYYSRNSIARELHDVCDERYIIDQNFIGKIKQTPVYSPGSFINEQ
- a CDS encoding inositol-3-phosphate synthase, translated to MNKIKIAISGIGNCASSLIQGITYYKDKSSKNAIGLMHWELGGYKPCDIEVVAAFDIDKRKVGQDVSDAIFALPNCTCVFCQYLPKTGIKVKMGRILDGFSEHMKEYDEKYTFLLSDEKEATSEDVVRTLKESGAEMLVNYLPVGSEEAVKFYAQCALDAGIGFINNMPVFIASNPDWAEKFRAKNLPVIGDDIKAQLGATITHRVLTDLFRKRGVKLERTYQLNTGGNTDFLNMLNKNRLISKRISKTEAVQSVVGERLDPENIHIGPSDWVAWQKDNKVCFLRMEGKLFGDVPMNIELRLSVEDSPNSAGVAIDAIRCCKLALERGKGGPLYSPSSFFMKHPPRQFTDEQAFSMTEEFISGIRDE
- a CDS encoding M14 family metallopeptidase, which codes for MYTTSHFPLRHLCSVFVLAFWFSAPAFPAETIKPPEDFIGHPVGADYKLARWQKIVDYFRYVGNNSDRVNIRDMGTTTEGRPFIFAEISSSDAPGELARQRENQHKLADPRLIRNAEEERRLVAESKVVVFINCNLHSTEIASSQMALELLYDLAAGNSPQIREILERTVILLVPSANPDGLEMVIDWYEKSLGKPWEGSGMPWIYHKYAGHDNNRDWFMLNLKETQLETRVMFQEWYPNIVYDIHQMGNLGPRLFVPPFFDPKNPNIDPLNDHMMLILGGHIAAELTRAGKKGVLHNAMYDNWWNGGFRTVVYRHNMVGILTEAASVNIASPVFQQKSELRGNLRGMTDYSMTVNFPDPWPGGWWRLRDIVDYEKISCMSVFTLAARYHDLFLSNGVKLARDALERGKTEPPFAWLVPPDQHDPGTAVEMLRILHDTGLEVHQAEEKFTADDVPYPAGTYILYCAQPYRAHLNDMMEPQVYPNRVQYPGGPPEPPYDIAGWTLPLQMGVRRVSVNQPFTCRAKKVDTIPRPKGKIKEEKNAAGYVVRAGANDDFRLINRMNRAGIQYKIISSGNGWMKPGGQELPPGSLYIPEADKVRRAEAKLLKGISSELIGIPRPDEKMRASLRTVSTPRVGVYQSWAAVIDEGWTRFVLDSFEFSYATVHNPEIRAGNLQKRYDCLILPSQGERAIMEGLAPDSTEPQYTGGIGPEGITCLQNFVDAGGTLVCIDESCGLPIRYFNIPVRNVLSGRKTEEFYCPGSILRVRMDNNHPLGYGMPEWVSGYFARSQAFEVTKPSEKDGKEKPFQTAVVARYADTVLLESGWIIGEGLIMDKPSVVEVSYGKGKIVLLGFRVQHRGQPHGTFRLLFNALVESGMKK
- a CDS encoding DUF4861 family protein; its protein translation is MTLKKVLGAGLLCFFVVQGFAQAQKFGWYTEGEFKPAKRIMFTITNTLASDWKECPVVIKRSQLPTPNIAERYITVVDPSLPSLPEPTREQLREKSGYLFRAETYGHTIEYQQDDLDKDGIWDELFFLTDIKAHETKTMFLYIGYSERGLFEHKTHAGMGYYGRHTVPFWESEYIAWKLWYPTSVDMHGKREPMLTGYFEYTKNLSGYYMPHEYGSDIMTVSNTFGDGGIGLYENLSAPDSVSVPRYSPFLNKGPYVDTRYSFDIVANGPLRSMIRVKTMNWRTGKGMYEADQLYTAVARKSWSTCQVKFPQFWPEEPSTAFACGIRHIMSEYDTYQSGGTVISFGKNVVIQAAIDSVNVKGLVLDFEGIALTVKDMYRPQYKNIKVYGGNHTFRIPATEDRSFDYMIFGAWNQGSVNKTADEFKKYVLTEAERYNNPVKFGEFRYEEKPLK
- a CDS encoding PIG-L family deacetylase; this translates as MNILFVGAHPDDIETFAGGTAARYRDRGDNLFFCAATNGNVGSSTISPGEIASIRHDEAKAGAAVVGAKLIWLDFDDEFLMDSRETRMKFINAFRIARPDVVFCHSRNDYNPDHSISGYIVDECIHMAEVVYRHHRDIRPQSGYGKQACEPESVDERSVRV